A DNA window from Halomicrobium mukohataei DSM 12286 contains the following coding sequences:
- a CDS encoding DUF5805 domain-containing protein: MARDSGVDTSRARIQSYVPTYQKQEWQAHADELDMSLSEFVRSMVQAGRRGFTADSSSIEPSTVAEGGEGEQSDADPQGQRLEDRVLSTLADGDSYEWDELVAAVTDDIEAQLDETLQDLQARDEIRYSGREGGYVKK; this comes from the coding sequence ATGGCACGTGACAGCGGCGTCGACACCTCCCGGGCGAGGATTCAGTCCTACGTTCCGACCTATCAGAAACAGGAGTGGCAGGCACACGCCGACGAACTCGACATGAGCCTCAGCGAGTTCGTCAGATCGATGGTACAGGCCGGGAGACGTGGTTTTACTGCCGACTCGTCTTCGATCGAACCGTCGACAGTAGCTGAAGGCGGTGAAGGGGAACAATCGGACGCCGACCCCCAGGGTCAGCGTCTGGAAGACCGGGTTCTCTCGACCCTCGCCGACGGCGACAGCTACGAGTGGGACGAGCTGGTCGCGGCAGTGACCGACGACATCGAAGCGCAACTGGACGAGACGCTACAGGATCTCCAAGCGCGCGACGAGATCAGATACAGCGGGCGAGAGGGAGGGTACGTCAAGAAATGA